One Fusarium poae strain DAOMC 252244 chromosome 4, whole genome shotgun sequence DNA window includes the following coding sequences:
- the P5CR gene encoding Pyrroline-5-carboxylate reductase (TransMembrane:1 (o20-41i)~BUSCO:34740at5125) encodes MPNSMALTPYGSNGSTDLTMAVLGCGTMGVAILSGILNSLAEMQGPKPLQTLTSTPGDEVPDRLPSRFVASVATSAGAKRVKSALWEHSSILKVVHNDNLGAVQQSEVVILACKPWMVKEILTEPGISKALHGKLLISVCAGITVEDIEIALHGAVPCKDPEEDGRCRIVRAMCNTAAVIRESMTVIASPNSPLDHATESLVTWIFKRIGDVVYLPTRHMDASTALCASGPAFFALVLEAAIDGAVAMGIPRADAQRMATQSMRGTAGLVQHGEHPALLREKVCTSGGCTIGGVLVLEEGKVRGTVSRAVREAAVVAGQIGKGAEGVNGTRFNYE; translated from the coding sequence GTACCATGGGCGTTGCCATTCTCAGCGGTATTTTGAACTCGCTCGCAGAGATGCAAGGACCCAAGCCCCTCCAGACCTTGACTTCAACGCCCGGCGATGAGGTGCCTGACCGACTTCCTTCACGTTTTGTTGCCAGCGTGGCCACTTCTGCTGGTGCTAAGCGCGTCAAGAGTGCCCTTTGGGAGCACTCTTCTATTCTCAAGGTTGTCCACAATGACAACCTTGGTGCTGTTCAGCAGTCTGAGGTCGTCATTCTTGCATGCAAGCCGTGGATGGTCAAGGAGATTCTCACCGAGCCTGGTATTTCAAAGGCTCTTCACGGCAAGCTCCTCATCAGTGTTTGTGCTGGAATCACagttgaggatattgagatTGCGCTTCACGGCGCTGTGCCCTGCAAGGATCCCGAGGAAGATGGCCGATGCCGCATTGTCCGTGCCATGTGCAACACCGCTGCTGTTATCCGTGAATCTATGACCGTCATCGCATCTCCCAACTCTCCTCTCGACCACGCCACTGAAAGCCTTGTCACCTGGATTTTCAAGCGTATTGGCGATGTCGTCTACTTGCCAACCCGACACATGGACGCATCAACAGCTCTGTGCGCTTCAGGCCCTGCCTTCTTCGCTCTCGTCCTAGAGGCTGCTATTGATGGTGCCGTCGCCATGGGTATCCCCCGCGCGGATGCTCAGCGCATGGCCACGCAATCTATGAGAGGCACTGCTGGCCTTGTCCAACACGGCGAGCACCCTGCTCTCCTTCGGGAGAAGGTCTGCACGTCTGGAGGCTGCACTATTGGTGGCGTCTTGGTACTTGAGGAGGGCAAAGTCCGAGGTACTGTCTCAAGAGCTGTTCGCGAAGccgctgttgttgctggacagatTGGCAAGGGAGCTGAGGGTGTGAATGGAACAAGGTTCAACTATGAATAA
- the HAT1 gene encoding histone acetyltransferase 1 (BUSCO:22273at5125): MEDVTPWLSDANEAIHISLLSPSDSGLQHIATFNPRHTYSIFGDEEKIFGYKDLKVNLRYRANDMRPHLKISYSKKSGTINELEPTDVAAILDEGNHLPKIAFAKASDFEESSKQLGNDWTPPGTLHTILDSPEGQYEIWRGNLADPAVKQLNNRLQIFVPLFIEGGTYIGQDPDEDSTELDLSDADRWTFFGLYQKRKVGDKTAYVFVGYSTIYRFYYFQPPTPPASPRIDEWELPNGNTDLGELPCRTRLSQFVILPPFQGKGNGARLYKTIFEHYHKIPQTYEFTVEDPNEAFDDLRDICDLQFLRKNPEFNNLQVDTTIAIPKKGTLPKLIIGFSLLEEIRLQAKIAPRQFGRVLEMHLMSQLPLSVRPTMAIDEDKPAATKADRHQAKVWSLIVKQRLYRHNKDLLSQIEPAERVEKLDDTLHGVGLEYARILAAVDRSDKHEDQTTANSKRKLDAEESVEDSSNKKARVEDA; encoded by the exons ATGGAAGACGTCACGCCGT GGCTGTCTGACGCCAACGAGGCCATTCACATCAGCCTTCTGTCTCCCTCTGACTCTGGTCTCCAGCATATTGCGACCTTTAATCCCCGGCACACCTACTCGATTTTCGGCGATGAAGAGAAGATTTTTGGTTACAAGGACCTCAAGGTCAACCTTCGATATCGCGCCAACGACATGCGACCGCATCTGAAGATTTCATACAGCAAGAAATCCGGCACAATCAACGAACTTGAACCCACAGATGTTGCAGCTATCCTTGACGAGGGCAATCATCTCCCTAAAA TTGCTTTTGCGAAAGCCAGCGATTTCGAGGAAAGCTCAAAGCAACTGGGCAACGATTGGACACCACCAGGAACGCTTCACACAATCTTGGACAGCCCAGAGGGCCAATACGAAATCTGGCGCGGAAACCTTGCCGACCCCGCTGTCAAGCAGCTCAACAACCGTTTACAAATATTCGTACCTCTCTTCATTGAAGGGGGTACCTATATTGGCCAAGACCCTGACGAGGACTCGACCGAGCTCGACCTGTCCGATGCCGACCGTTGGACCTTCTTCGGCCTCTACCAGAAGCGCAAGGTGGGAGACAAGACCGCCTATGTGTTTGTAGGCTACTCGACCATCTATCGCTTCTACTACTTCCAACCTCCCACCCCACCAGCATCACCACGAATTGACGAGTGGGAATTGCCCAACGGCAACACAGACCTCGGTGAACTTCCTTGCCGGACGAGACTATCTCAATTCGTTATTCTACCTCCTTTCCAGGGCAAGGGCAATGGTGCGCGACTCTACAAGACCATTTTTGAGCACTATCACAAAATCCCACAAACTTACGAGTTCACGGTGGAGGACCCCAACGAGGCATTCGACGATTTACGCGACATATGCGATCTGCAATTTCTTCGAAAAAATCCAGAGTTTAACAATTTGCAAGTTGACACCACTATTGCCATCCCTAAGAAGGGAACCCTCCCAAAACTGATTATTGGCTTCTCGCTGCTTGAAGAGATTCGCCTTCAGGCTAAAATCGCTCCTCGCCAATTTGGACGAGTTCTCGAGATGCATTTGATGTCTCAGCTCCCCCTATCAGTACGACCAACCATGGCGATCGATGAAGACAAACCAGCTGCGACAAAAGCCGACCGGCACCAAGCCAAAGTATGGAGCTTGATCGTGAAGCAACGACTATACCGTCACAACAAGGACCTCCTTTCTCAAATTGAACCTGCTGAGCGTGTGGAGAAGCTCGATGATACCCTGCATGGGGTTGGGCTGGAGTATGCACGTATCTTGGCTGCTGTCGATCGCTCAGACAAGCACGAGGACCAGACAACAGCTAACAGCAAACGAAAGCTGGATGCGGAGGAGAGCGTCGAAGATTCGAGCAACAAGAAGGCTCGAGTGGAAGATGCCTAG